One genomic window of Kosmotoga olearia TBF 19.5.1 includes the following:
- a CDS encoding cysteine hydrolase has protein sequence MFPKIEKIVKSCREKGIPVIFTRHVDEKDGPMKKWWNHVMDETCSLSELFISPENDPVIVKTSYDAFYKTELENLLRKLEVDQLLVCGVMTHLCVGSTVRSAFVRGFNPVVIMDAVGSRNDLFHLSGLVTLAHGFSTLITTGELIECLEQKSQ, from the coding sequence ATCTTCCCAAAAATAGAGAAAATAGTGAAAAGTTGCCGGGAAAAAGGAATACCGGTGATTTTTACAAGACATGTGGACGAAAAAGATGGTCCAATGAAAAAGTGGTGGAATCACGTGATGGATGAAACATGCTCATTATCGGAACTCTTTATTAGTCCTGAAAATGATCCTGTGATCGTTAAAACTTCCTATGATGCGTTTTATAAAACTGAACTTGAGAATCTGCTTCGCAAACTCGAAGTAGACCAATTGTTAGTTTGTGGAGTGATGACTCATCTGTGTGTGGGCAGTACTGTCCGATCCGCTTTCGTTAGAGGATTCAATCCAGTAGTGATAATGGACGCTGTAGGTTCCAGGAACGATCTTTTTCATCTTTCAGGACTTGTAACGCTGGCACATGGTTTTTCTACTTTGATCACAACCGGGGAGCTGATTGAATGTTTAGAACAAAAGTCGCAATAA
- a CDS encoding NAD(P)/FAD-dependent oxidoreductase, which translates to MFRTKVAIIGAGPAGISCAIQLKHAGVDFEIYEKSEIGGTVKNANLIENVPGFDPLTGEEFANKLEKHLQRLKIVVNMSQINKIQHQDNFFILEANDCMVVSEYVVLATGTVPRTMPDFEVPERTFYEVRKMRHIKNSTIAVIGSGEAAYDSALNLTKNRNRVHLFTKKEPQNVAKRLLKKVISNDFVEVHLKEPVVEILKIEDNWYGARTDRGIYVVDYFLISIGRVPNLALLKGLHSDSLTNLFLCGDAKRGRLGQISIAIGDGVAAAMDIIGLSNS; encoded by the coding sequence ATGTTTAGAACAAAAGTCGCAATAATTGGTGCCGGTCCCGCCGGGATTTCTTGTGCGATACAACTGAAACATGCAGGTGTTGACTTTGAAATCTACGAAAAGTCAGAAATCGGGGGAACAGTCAAAAATGCCAACCTTATAGAGAACGTACCAGGGTTTGATCCGTTAACTGGGGAAGAGTTTGCAAACAAGCTCGAAAAACATCTTCAAAGACTTAAAATTGTAGTGAATATGTCTCAAATAAATAAGATTCAACATCAAGATAACTTTTTCATTCTCGAAGCGAATGACTGTATGGTAGTTTCAGAGTACGTGGTTCTAGCAACAGGAACGGTTCCCAGAACCATGCCGGATTTTGAGGTGCCAGAAAGAACGTTTTATGAGGTCAGAAAAATGCGCCATATTAAAAACTCAACGATAGCCGTTATAGGTTCGGGAGAAGCTGCCTACGATAGTGCATTGAATCTTACTAAAAATCGAAATCGTGTTCACTTGTTTACAAAAAAAGAACCTCAGAATGTGGCTAAACGCCTTTTAAAAAAGGTTATATCAAATGATTTTGTCGAGGTTCATTTGAAAGAACCTGTTGTTGAAATCTTGAAGATAGAGGATAATTGGTATGGTGCTCGTACTGATAGGGGAATATACGTCGTTGACTATTTTCTGATCAGTATCGGGAGAGTACCTAATCTTGCCCTTCTTAAAGGATTGCATTCTGATTCATTGACCAATCTGTTCCTGTGTGGTGATGCTAAAAGGGGAAGATTGGGACAGATCTCAATTGCAATTGGTGATGGTGTTGCCGCTGCGATGGATATTATCGGGCTGAGTAACTCGTAG
- a CDS encoding radical SAM protein: MELVACYGKKELALVFVGRTSMGNEVEFVESIQPPLSRNEKEVIIISTLVGCPVGCSMCDAGGFYGGKLTAKEMLEQIEYVVNFRFGGRKVPSKKFKIQFARMGEPAFNDAVIDVLDRLPEEFEAPGLLPSVSTIAPKGREAFFERLYWIKERHYGGRFQLQFSIHSTDLRQRNEIIPVPKWHLEKIAEYGKEFVKEGDRKITLNFALSKDNIVDPGIIIKHFDPEKFLIKITPVNPTYSAKENGIVSGVDVFDNRLPHHPGLLEALEKSGYDVILSIGELEENKIGSNCGQYVKKHLSSDMELFEAYSYNKMSLNENKSFSQP, from the coding sequence ATGGAATTGGTGGCATGTTACGGCAAGAAGGAACTTGCATTAGTGTTCGTCGGGCGAACTTCGATGGGAAACGAGGTGGAATTTGTAGAGTCCATTCAGCCTCCACTGTCCAGGAATGAGAAAGAGGTTATAATAATTTCAACCCTTGTTGGATGCCCTGTTGGTTGTTCTATGTGTGATGCCGGGGGCTTTTACGGTGGAAAGCTTACCGCCAAGGAAATGCTGGAACAAATCGAATATGTCGTAAACTTTAGATTTGGTGGAAGAAAGGTCCCATCAAAGAAGTTCAAAATACAGTTCGCCAGGATGGGAGAACCAGCTTTCAACGATGCTGTTATCGATGTTCTTGATAGATTGCCAGAAGAGTTCGAGGCTCCGGGCCTCCTTCCCTCTGTATCAACTATAGCTCCCAAAGGAAGGGAAGCTTTTTTTGAAAGGCTTTATTGGATAAAAGAACGGCATTACGGGGGAAGATTTCAGTTACAGTTTTCCATCCATTCTACAGATCTAAGGCAACGAAACGAAATAATACCTGTTCCAAAATGGCACCTTGAAAAAATCGCGGAATATGGAAAGGAATTTGTCAAAGAAGGAGATAGAAAGATAACATTGAATTTTGCTCTTTCAAAAGACAACATTGTTGACCCAGGGATAATAATCAAACACTTCGATCCCGAGAAGTTTCTCATCAAAATCACACCGGTAAATCCTACGTATTCAGCGAAAGAAAACGGCATTGTATCCGGTGTAGATGTATTTGATAATCGGCTTCCTCATCATCCAGGGTTACTGGAGGCTTTAGAAAAAAGTGGATACGATGTGATTTTGAGTATCGGAGAGCTTGAAGAAAATAAAATAGGAAGCAACTGTGGACAGTATGTAAAAAAGCACCTCTCGTCGGATATGGAGCTTTTTGAGGCTTATAGTTATAACAAAATGAGTCTGAATGAAAACAAGAGCTTTTCACAACCATAA
- a CDS encoding YgeY family selenium metabolism-linked hydrolase — translation MIGKKLLETAEKYREDLTNFMQDLIRTKSYSAQEKDVILRIKEEMEKVGFDEVIIDGLGNVLGRVGNGSKIIAMDAHIDTVEVGNPDLWEVDPFEAVLKDGIIYGRGASDQKAGMASMVYGVKVMKELGLLGDFTLYVTGTVMEEDCDGLCWQYIVKEDRIKPDYVVITEPTNLNIYRGHRGRIELQIKTVGLSCHASAPERGINAVYKMSRIIQEIEKLNDRLKDDPFLGKGTIAVTQIFFKSPSHNAVPDECVIQLDRRLTAGETRETVIAELEDAIKRAGEEAEIIELEYRRPSYTGVEYPTKKYFPTWVMDEDHEIVKKTVAAYKEVFGEEPFVDKWTFSTNGVATAGMFGIPTIGFGPANEIYAHSPKDQVPVDHLVKAAAMYAYLPLKLSKEL, via the coding sequence ATGATAGGGAAAAAACTTCTGGAGACAGCGGAAAAATATCGTGAAGATCTAACGAATTTCATGCAGGATTTAATAAGGACCAAAAGCTATTCTGCCCAAGAAAAAGACGTTATACTCAGAATCAAAGAAGAAATGGAAAAGGTAGGATTTGATGAGGTTATTATCGATGGCCTCGGAAATGTTCTGGGAAGAGTTGGAAACGGAAGTAAGATCATCGCCATGGACGCTCACATCGACACAGTAGAGGTTGGAAACCCTGATTTATGGGAAGTAGATCCCTTTGAAGCGGTTTTAAAGGACGGGATAATCTATGGAAGAGGCGCAAGCGACCAGAAGGCCGGTATGGCTTCGATGGTATATGGCGTTAAGGTAATGAAAGAACTTGGGCTTTTGGGTGACTTCACGCTGTATGTTACTGGAACAGTAATGGAAGAGGATTGCGACGGTTTGTGCTGGCAGTACATCGTCAAAGAAGACCGAATTAAACCGGATTACGTGGTTATAACAGAGCCAACCAATTTGAATATTTACAGAGGTCATAGGGGAAGGATCGAGCTTCAGATAAAAACAGTCGGTCTTTCCTGCCATGCTAGCGCTCCGGAACGGGGTATAAATGCCGTATATAAAATGAGCAGAATAATTCAGGAAATAGAAAAGCTAAACGACAGACTAAAAGATGACCCATTCCTTGGAAAAGGAACGATAGCGGTCACCCAAATTTTCTTCAAATCTCCATCTCATAATGCTGTCCCCGATGAATGTGTAATTCAGCTTGATAGAAGACTTACCGCAGGAGAAACCAGAGAGACTGTTATCGCTGAACTCGAGGATGCGATCAAAAGAGCCGGAGAAGAAGCCGAAATTATAGAACTCGAATACAGAAGGCCTTCTTATACAGGTGTCGAGTATCCTACAAAGAAATACTTCCCAACATGGGTAATGGATGAAGATCATGAGATTGTGAAGAAAACAGTAGCGGCTTATAAGGAAGTATTTGGAGAAGAGCCGTTTGTTGATAAGTGGACTTTTTCAACAAACGGCGTTGCTACCGCAGGAATGTTTGGAATACCTACGATAGGATTTGGGCCTGCGAATGAAATCTATGCGCACAGCCCAAAGGATCAGGTACCTGTTGATCATCTTGTTAAGGCAGCTGCAATGTATGCTTATTTACCTTTGAAACTTTCAAAAGAACTTTAA
- a CDS encoding ornithine carbamoyltransferase, whose product MGSMLRGKHFITTQEFKKEEIDLMLDLAADLKRRFAVGELTPWLLYKTVFMIFFDESTRTRNSIEAGITQLGGHAHFLNPKVMQTAHGEVAKDTAQILSRYGHAIAVRHCAYKIGNDYLRALAKYSDVPILNLQDDFYHPMQVLADLMTIQERFGKNTRGLKVAITWAYAESHLKPLSVPQSQLLLFPRYGMDVTLAYPKGFDLMPEIVEQAKKNAEETGAKFEIIHDMDEAFKDADIVIPKSWGGFFVSDDPETIMAEVRKHKDWICTPERMKLAKKHAVYMHALPADRGREVVDEVIDGPQSIVIDEAENRLHTAKAVMALTMGGRP is encoded by the coding sequence ATGGGAAGCATGCTCAGAGGAAAGCATTTCATCACCACACAGGAATTTAAAAAAGAAGAAATTGATCTCATGCTGGATCTGGCAGCAGATCTGAAAAGACGCTTTGCTGTTGGCGAGCTCACACCCTGGCTTCTTTACAAAACAGTTTTTATGATCTTCTTCGATGAAAGCACAAGAACACGTAATTCGATAGAGGCTGGTATAACTCAACTCGGAGGCCACGCGCATTTCTTGAACCCAAAGGTTATGCAAACAGCCCATGGAGAGGTCGCTAAGGATACCGCTCAGATACTTTCAAGGTATGGCCACGCAATAGCCGTGAGACATTGTGCATACAAGATAGGAAATGATTACCTCAGAGCCCTCGCAAAGTATTCGGATGTTCCTATTTTGAACCTTCAGGACGATTTCTATCATCCAATGCAGGTTCTCGCTGATTTAATGACAATACAGGAAAGATTTGGTAAGAACACCAGAGGGCTGAAAGTGGCCATCACATGGGCGTATGCTGAAAGTCATCTGAAGCCTCTTTCAGTACCACAGTCCCAACTCCTTCTCTTCCCGCGTTATGGAATGGACGTAACCCTTGCTTACCCGAAGGGATTCGATCTAATGCCGGAGATAGTTGAACAGGCGAAGAAGAACGCTGAAGAAACAGGCGCGAAATTTGAGATCATCCACGATATGGATGAAGCCTTCAAAGATGCGGATATCGTCATTCCAAAATCATGGGGCGGCTTCTTTGTTTCCGATGATCCAGAAACCATTATGGCAGAGGTCAGAAAGCACAAAGACTGGATCTGTACACCTGAAAGAATGAAACTCGCCAAGAAGCACGCTGTCTACATGCATGCTCTTCCAGCAGATAGAGGAAGAGAAGTTGTTGATGAAGTCATTGATGGTCCACAGTCAATCGTCATAGACGAAGCAGAAAACCGCCTGCACACCGCAAAAGCTGTTATGGCTTTAACCATGGGTGGTAGGCCGTGA
- a CDS encoding dihydroorotase yields the protein MKYDLVLIGGEVCDGADLYAANLYISEGKIADITPKNAYHPARASLDCSGLFILPGFIDPHVHLGLRLGRYSSTDDFSSGSDAALAGGVTTIFDFTEPIYDYEGFMKNLTERLKDASVSKIDYGLHITLGGNVKLSPEEVSKLAVETGCPTIKVFTAYGDTNRRTDDGYLYELLKSSGKIGSVVMVHAENDELIKINSKKYPGTFEYLSDIRATESEIGAVIMVALLATKAKGQAYIVHLSSGETVNWIESFAVISRDNIVFETCPQYLALNKKLLKRKDGYLYTFCPPLRSEKESELLVRALRKGFISTVGTDHCPFTVEEKTESDGKLDSVPYGIASLGITYSVVNTLLGGDLSKVVRLLSKNPAKYMGVYPEKGSLLPGTDADITVVDPNERFTVQDPAYGKAEYWPYKDLELKGRVKYTLLRGKLAFDGSTILLDEGNGKFLKRSEFFWGR from the coding sequence GTGAAATATGATCTTGTACTGATTGGCGGGGAGGTCTGCGATGGCGCAGATCTCTATGCTGCCAATTTGTATATTTCCGAAGGAAAGATAGCGGATATAACTCCAAAGAATGCATATCATCCAGCCAGAGCGTCTCTGGACTGCTCTGGCCTTTTTATTCTTCCAGGATTTATAGATCCGCACGTTCATCTTGGTTTAAGGCTCGGGCGTTATAGTTCAACCGATGATTTTTCTTCCGGCTCTGACGCTGCTCTGGCGGGTGGTGTGACCACCATCTTCGATTTTACAGAGCCCATTTACGATTACGAAGGTTTCATGAAGAATTTAACAGAAAGGCTAAAGGATGCTTCCGTATCCAAAATCGATTACGGGCTTCACATAACCCTTGGTGGAAATGTCAAACTATCTCCTGAAGAGGTTTCGAAACTGGCTGTGGAAACAGGCTGTCCAACGATAAAAGTTTTTACAGCTTACGGTGATACAAATAGAAGAACCGATGATGGATACCTTTACGAGCTGTTGAAGAGTTCCGGAAAAATAGGAAGCGTTGTAATGGTTCACGCGGAAAACGATGAACTTATAAAAATAAATTCGAAGAAATATCCGGGAACCTTCGAATATCTTTCTGATATCCGTGCAACTGAGAGTGAGATTGGAGCAGTAATAATGGTTGCTCTTCTTGCCACTAAGGCGAAGGGTCAGGCCTATATCGTTCATCTTTCAAGCGGTGAAACGGTAAATTGGATTGAGAGTTTTGCTGTAATTAGCAGAGATAATATAGTATTTGAGACGTGTCCGCAGTATCTAGCGCTGAACAAAAAACTTTTAAAAAGAAAAGACGGATATTTATATACATTCTGTCCACCGCTCAGAAGCGAAAAAGAGAGTGAACTTCTGGTTCGTGCATTGAGAAAAGGATTCATCAGCACTGTTGGAACGGATCATTGTCCATTTACTGTAGAAGAAAAAACAGAAAGTGACGGAAAGCTCGACTCGGTTCCGTACGGTATCGCTTCCCTTGGTATCACATATAGTGTGGTTAACACGCTGCTTGGCGGGGATTTATCGAAGGTTGTTCGGCTACTCAGCAAAAACCCGGCGAAGTATATGGGGGTTTATCCTGAAAAAGGATCACTCCTTCCCGGAACCGACGCCGATATTACTGTGGTTGATCCGAATGAGAGATTTACAGTGCAGGATCCTGCCTACGGTAAAGCTGAGTATTGGCCGTACAAAGATCTTGAACTGAAAGGTAGAGTCAAATATACATTATTAAGAGGAAAACTCGCCTTCGACGGTTCGACCATCTTGCTGGATGAAGGAAATGGAAAGTTCCTGAAAAGAAGCGAATTTTTCTGGGGGAGATAA
- the ssnA gene encoding putative aminohydrolase SsnA, whose product MLIKDVSIFTNNGRYIPEGFVRVDNGKIIEIGEGNPDFLEGEEILSFRGKLLLPGFVNAHTHFYSTFARGMFLDRFDPNSFAELLEQLWWRLDRKLTLDDVRLSAAIGAVESLKAGVTSVIDHHSSPNSIKGSLEQIAKAVNEVGLRCATCYEVSDRDGEDATRFGIEENLDFFETRNEFRAGYFGLHASFTLSDDTLERVSNAVKGKIPVHVHVAEGPEDEEQSVNRYGVRIIERFHKHGLLARGSIFAHCIHVDDSEVDLIKESDSYIVVNVQSNINNGVGISYWPKFLEKGLNVGVGNDGFGFNLSHDLRFFILTPHHLKRDPRVSSVDDLAKTFFSTNYEIASNTFGIKLGKIEPGYAADMIVIDYNNPTPLSAENFLGHFFFGIIDNLNVTDAFVAGQHVLKNKKVVGVSEEELYKEARKLAEKLWKRL is encoded by the coding sequence ATGCTCATCAAAGACGTTTCGATTTTTACCAATAACGGAAGATACATTCCTGAAGGCTTTGTCAGGGTCGATAATGGAAAAATAATCGAGATTGGCGAAGGAAATCCGGATTTTCTTGAAGGGGAAGAAATACTATCTTTTCGTGGGAAGCTTCTTCTTCCGGGATTTGTTAATGCACATACTCATTTTTATTCGACTTTTGCGCGCGGAATGTTTCTGGATAGATTTGATCCAAATTCTTTCGCTGAACTTCTGGAGCAACTATGGTGGAGACTTGATCGCAAATTAACTCTCGATGATGTGAGACTCAGTGCTGCAATTGGAGCAGTGGAATCTCTTAAAGCTGGAGTAACGAGCGTTATAGATCATCACTCGTCACCAAATTCGATAAAGGGTTCTCTTGAGCAGATAGCAAAGGCTGTCAACGAAGTTGGCCTTCGTTGTGCTACCTGTTACGAGGTTTCCGATAGAGACGGGGAAGATGCTACACGCTTCGGTATAGAAGAAAATCTCGATTTCTTTGAAACGAGAAATGAATTCCGTGCGGGATACTTTGGACTTCACGCGAGCTTTACCCTTTCAGATGATACCCTCGAAAGAGTTTCAAATGCTGTAAAAGGCAAGATACCCGTTCATGTGCACGTTGCTGAAGGGCCAGAGGACGAAGAACAGAGCGTAAATCGTTATGGAGTTCGAATAATAGAACGCTTCCATAAACATGGGCTTTTGGCTCGCGGATCAATTTTCGCCCACTGTATCCATGTAGATGATTCGGAAGTGGATTTGATAAAAGAAAGTGATTCTTATATTGTCGTTAACGTTCAGTCAAATATTAACAATGGGGTTGGAATTTCCTATTGGCCAAAATTTCTTGAAAAAGGGCTCAACGTCGGTGTTGGAAACGATGGGTTCGGATTTAACCTGTCTCATGATTTGAGGTTTTTCATCCTCACACCTCATCATCTGAAGCGTGATCCCAGGGTGTCTTCCGTTGACGATTTAGCGAAGACTTTCTTCTCGACAAATTACGAAATAGCTTCGAACACCTTTGGTATCAAACTTGGAAAGATAGAACCGGGTTACGCTGCTGATATGATAGTGATCGATTACAATAATCCAACACCACTGAGTGCTGAGAATTTCCTGGGGCATTTCTTTTTTGGAATTATCGACAACCTCAATGTAACCGATGCGTTTGTTGCAGGACAACATGTTCTAAAGAATAAAAAGGTTGTCGGAGTATCTGAGGAGGAGCTCTACAAAGAAGCAAGAAAGCTTGCTGAAAAACTCTGGAAAAGGCTGTAA
- a CDS encoding 4Fe-4S binding protein, translated as MDLTTKIAGLQLANPVMPASGPLTGDDQKMLALTDFGLGAMVTKTISTKAAEVPRPCIIAGKNYIMNTELWTEYPPEKWKGEFIPKFREKSSLPLIVSLGYTVEDLEVLVPMFDDLADAFELSTHYVADDPELMKHLIRTVKKHTDKPVFLKFDPSVPEPEVMAKAVEEAGGDGIVAINSLGPGYPLYRELKSSPLGSTHGFGWISGPVIKPIALAMVKRVASSCNLPIIGVGGISSADDVIDFIMAGASAVQLLSGALLYGKSIYKKIIADLPKKLEALGYNSINEIKGLATNSNPEVSYEKRTPKIDHSKCVKCGVCVEVCPYFALSMEEQVIVDEEACFGCGLCQTKCPTKAIGGVLF; from the coding sequence TTGGATCTCACAACGAAGATAGCCGGTCTGCAGCTTGCAAATCCGGTAATGCCCGCTTCAGGGCCGTTGACCGGGGACGACCAGAAGATGCTTGCCCTTACAGATTTTGGGCTTGGTGCCATGGTTACCAAGACGATATCTACAAAAGCTGCTGAGGTTCCACGTCCCTGTATAATTGCAGGAAAAAACTATATTATGAATACCGAGTTGTGGACGGAATATCCACCTGAAAAGTGGAAAGGTGAATTCATACCAAAATTCAGAGAAAAAAGCTCTCTTCCATTGATAGTCAGTCTGGGATACACCGTGGAAGATCTTGAGGTCCTGGTACCAATGTTCGACGATCTTGCCGACGCTTTTGAGCTTTCCACACATTATGTGGCGGATGATCCAGAGCTCATGAAACATCTCATCAGGACGGTTAAAAAGCATACGGATAAACCTGTATTCCTGAAGTTTGATCCGTCGGTACCTGAACCTGAGGTCATGGCAAAAGCAGTTGAAGAAGCTGGTGGGGATGGTATAGTTGCCATTAACTCTTTAGGACCGGGTTATCCACTCTACCGCGAATTAAAATCGTCACCTCTAGGTAGCACACATGGCTTTGGCTGGATTTCCGGACCAGTGATCAAGCCAATTGCTCTGGCGATGGTAAAACGGGTGGCTTCGAGCTGTAATTTGCCAATCATCGGTGTAGGCGGTATATCATCTGCTGATGACGTCATCGATTTTATTATGGCCGGTGCTTCCGCTGTTCAGCTTCTTTCAGGTGCTCTACTCTATGGAAAGAGCATCTACAAAAAAATAATCGCTGATCTTCCAAAAAAATTAGAGGCACTTGGGTACAACAGTATAAATGAAATAAAAGGCCTTGCGACGAATTCTAATCCTGAGGTATCATACGAAAAACGAACACCGAAAATTGATCATTCCAAGTGTGTCAAATGTGGCGTGTGTGTTGAAGTGTGTCCTTACTTTGCTTTGAGTATGGAAGAACAGGTTATTGTGGATGAGGAAGCCTGTTTTGGTTGTGGCCTATGTCAGACCAAATGTCCAACAAAAGCCATCGGAGGTGTTCTTTTTTGA
- the thrC gene encoding threonine synthase, which produces MIKYNYLLRCISCGKEYSPEEVEYTCPDCGPRLGTLEVIYDFSILKKRLKDARWSTFSERGIWQFSDLLPLPENFDELIPPLLVGNTPLYRADKIAGKYGVAEVLVKDDGRNPTASFKDRASALAVVKAKEKGYNTVFCASTGNAASSLAGLTAAAGLKSVIFVPASAPAAKLTQLQVYGAKVLAIDGSYDEAFDISMIVGMEKGWYCRNSAINPYLLEGKKTGALELAVQTGMDLPDFVFVSVGDGTVLSSFYKAFMDLKELGIIERIPTIVGVQAENASAIIDTYERGEPFTPADLDAHSVADSIAVGKPRDVIKACKYTKKNGGLFVKVSDKEILDSIIELARGTGVFAEPAGATAFAGFKRMKSLGQISESARVALIVTGNGLKDLKAPARVLEELKKLPANVEKIREGLDEDKL; this is translated from the coding sequence TTGATTAAGTACAACTACTTGCTTCGGTGTATAAGCTGTGGAAAGGAATATTCACCAGAGGAAGTTGAATACACTTGCCCTGATTGCGGACCAAGACTGGGAACACTTGAAGTTATATACGATTTTTCGATTCTGAAAAAAAGGCTGAAAGATGCCCGTTGGTCAACGTTTTCTGAACGCGGGATCTGGCAATTTTCCGACCTACTTCCTCTTCCCGAAAATTTTGACGAACTTATACCTCCGCTTCTTGTGGGGAACACACCTTTGTATAGGGCTGATAAAATTGCAGGAAAATATGGCGTTGCTGAGGTCCTGGTAAAGGATGATGGAAGAAACCCGACAGCTTCCTTTAAGGACAGAGCCAGTGCCCTTGCTGTTGTTAAAGCAAAGGAAAAAGGTTACAATACCGTTTTTTGTGCCTCGACAGGCAACGCAGCGAGTTCTCTGGCAGGGCTCACCGCTGCCGCGGGCTTGAAGAGCGTTATCTTTGTTCCCGCGTCGGCACCAGCAGCCAAACTGACCCAGCTGCAGGTATACGGTGCAAAGGTTCTCGCGATAGATGGTAGTTACGATGAAGCCTTCGATATATCGATGATCGTCGGTATGGAAAAAGGTTGGTATTGCAGAAACAGTGCGATAAATCCCTATCTACTTGAAGGAAAGAAAACAGGTGCGCTTGAGCTTGCGGTACAAACGGGAATGGATCTTCCTGACTTTGTCTTCGTTTCTGTCGGTGATGGTACCGTTTTGAGCAGTTTCTATAAGGCCTTTATGGATTTGAAGGAACTTGGAATCATCGAAAGGATTCCAACGATCGTAGGTGTTCAGGCCGAGAATGCTTCCGCCATTATAGATACATACGAACGTGGAGAGCCTTTCACACCTGCTGATTTAGACGCACATAGCGTAGCGGATAGCATTGCTGTAGGCAAGCCAAGAGACGTAATAAAAGCCTGTAAGTATACAAAAAAGAACGGTGGCCTCTTTGTGAAGGTTTCAGATAAGGAAATCCTGGATAGTATAATCGAACTTGCAAGGGGAACCGGCGTTTTTGCTGAACCGGCGGGAGCAACTGCTTTTGCAGGATTCAAACGAATGAAAAGTCTTGGTCAGATTTCGGAAAGCGCAAGAGTAGCTTTGATTGTTACCGGAAATGGCCTTAAAGATTTGAAAGCACCTGCTCGGGTTCTCGAAGAGCTTAAAAAGCTTCCTGCTAACGTTGAGAAAATCAGGGAGGGATTGGATGAAGATAAGCTTTAA
- a CDS encoding (2Fe-2S)-binding protein: MKISFKLNGEPVEVDIRPDMRVLDFLRDEMGLTGVKEGCGEGECGACTIIVDGRNVHSCLMLTVELDGKDVWTIEGLSKDGKPHPVQEAFIEAGGVQCGFCTPGMIMSAKVLLDRNPKPSEEQIKEALEGNLCRCTGYYKIIKAVELASEKLEKGE; the protein is encoded by the coding sequence ATGAAGATAAGCTTTAAGTTGAATGGTGAGCCCGTAGAAGTCGATATAAGGCCGGATATGCGGGTACTTGACTTTCTGAGAGATGAAATGGGATTGACGGGAGTCAAAGAAGGTTGTGGTGAAGGAGAATGTGGTGCCTGTACCATCATAGTCGATGGGCGTAACGTGCACTCATGCCTCATGCTTACCGTCGAACTTGATGGCAAAGATGTCTGGACTATTGAAGGATTGTCGAAGGATGGAAAACCACATCCTGTACAGGAAGCATTTATAGAAGCTGGTGGTGTGCAGTGTGGTTTCTGTACCCCCGGGATGATAATGTCGGCTAAGGTGTTGCTGGACAGAAATCCAAAACCGTCTGAGGAACAAATAAAAGAAGCCCTTGAGGGAAACCTTTGCAGATGTACCGGTTACTACAAGATCATAAAGGCTGTTGAATTGGCATCTGAAAAACTGGAAAAGGGTGAATAA
- a CDS encoding nucleotidyltransferase family protein gives MKTGLVILAAGSAKRFGTDKLLKEFDGKPLLQIVLDNLKDAPCYKKVVVVRPDFPVERFDFSGYEMVLNHSHIYGISSSLKVGFNAFLLEEPEGIFITLGDMPFIYSSDIVEIRKRIVPEDPKIISFVHEGKKGFPTFIPGKFFKRIMELHGDRGASVLINDNKSAFIPLGGQKRHCFDIDTENDFKEALKTIERPEKAMGDTHRSR, from the coding sequence GTGAAAACGGGGCTCGTTATACTGGCTGCAGGATCAGCAAAGCGGTTTGGTACCGATAAACTCCTGAAAGAGTTCGATGGTAAACCGCTGCTTCAGATTGTTCTGGATAATTTGAAAGATGCCCCGTGTTACAAAAAAGTAGTTGTTGTGAGACCTGACTTTCCGGTAGAGAGATTTGATTTTTCAGGTTACGAGATGGTTCTAAATCACAGCCATATCTATGGTATCTCTTCGAGCCTAAAAGTTGGTTTTAATGCGTTCCTATTAGAAGAACCTGAAGGGATTTTTATAACCCTGGGAGATATGCCTTTTATCTACTCTTCTGACATTGTAGAGATAAGAAAGAGAATAGTGCCAGAAGATCCGAAGATTATCAGTTTCGTGCACGAAGGGAAAAAGGGGTTTCCAACGTTTATTCCCGGTAAATTCTTCAAAAGGATCATGGAACTCCACGGTGACAGAGGCGCGTCGGTTCTTATTAATGATAACAAGTCAGCTTTTATACCGCTCGGAGGGCAGAAAAGGCATTGTTTTGACATAGATACTGAAAATGATTTTAAGGAGGCGTTGAAAACCATTGAAAGACCCGAGAAAGCTATGGGAGATACTCATAGGTCTCGATGA